From one Pristis pectinata isolate sPriPec2 chromosome 14, sPriPec2.1.pri, whole genome shotgun sequence genomic stretch:
- the slc35c1 gene encoding GDP-fucose transporter 1, translated as MNITSLKRSHILKMALSNMEQGSSESFAAKAVKITCVVVVYWFVSITMIFVNKYLLASPALQLDAPLFVTCFQCLVTVSLCFLLKSLATLSPRLVEFPSVAFDLKVSREVLPLSVVFIGMITFNNLCLKYVGVAFYNVGRSLTTVFNVLLSYALLKQTTSFRAILCCGIIIGGFCLGINQEGATGSLSWIGVMFGVMASLCVSLNAIYTKKVLPAVDGSIWRLTYYNNVNACILFIPLIAVTGELKILFNFDKLSSYHFWAVMILGGVFGFAIGYVTGLQIKFTSPLTHNVSGTAKACTQTVLAVSYYEEVKTALWWTSNLLVLFGSFAYTWVKGLEMKKVQQQTLSKSHESNEARV; from the exons ATGAACATTACTTCCTTGAAGCGATCCCATATCCTCAAAATGGCGTTGTCCAACATGGAGCAGGGCAGCTCCGAGTCGTTTGCGGCGAAGGCGGTGAAAATCACCTGTGTGGTGGTCGTGTATTGGTTCGTATCGATCACGATGATCTTTGTCAATAAGTACCTGTTGGCCAGCCCCGCTCTGCAGCTGGACGCACCGCTGTTTGTAACCTGCTTCCAGTGCCTGGTGACAGTgtccctctgcttcctcctgaaGTCGCTGGCCACACTGTCTCCCAGGCTGGTGGAGTTCCCGTCCGTTGCCTTCGACCTCAAGGTTTCCAGGGAGGTTCTTCCACTCTCCGTGGTCTTCATCGGGATGATCACCTTTAATAACCTTTGCCTGAAGTACGTCGGGGTGGCTTTCTACAACGTTGGGCGTTCCTTGACCACCGTCTTCAACGTCTTGTTGTCCTATGCACTGTTGAAGCAGACCACTTCATTCCGAGCCATACTGTGCTGTGGTATCATCATAG GTGGTTTTTGCTTGGGAATAAATCAGGAGGGTGCGACAGGCAGTCTGTCGTGGATTGGAGTGATGTTTGGCGTAATGGCCAGTCTGTGTGTGTCGCTGAACGCCATTTACACAAAGAAGGTTCTGCCAGCCGTGGACGGCAGTATTTGGAGACTAACCTACTACAACAACGTCAATGCTTGCATCTTGTTCATTCCATTAATTGCAGTCACTGGGGAACTGAAAATACTGTTTAACTTTGACAAGCTCAGCAGTTACCACTTCTGGGCAGTGATGATTTTAGGAGGTGTGTTTGGTTTTGCCATCGGATATGTCACAGGACTACAGATCAAATTCACCAGCCCATTGACCCATAATGTCTCCGGTACTGCCAAAGCTTGTACACAAACCGTCCTGGCAGTGTCCTACTATGAAGAGGTCAAGACCGCTCTCTGGTGGACTAGTAACCTGCTGGtcctctttggttcttttgcctacACCTGGGTGAAAGGACTTGAAATGAAGAAGGTGCAGCAACAAACGTTAAGCAAGAGCCACGAGAGCAATGAAGCTAGAGTCTAG